The Ciconia boyciana chromosome 2, ASM3463844v1, whole genome shotgun sequence genome has a segment encoding these proteins:
- the KCNV1 gene encoding potassium voltage-gated channel subfamily V member 1: MKSPPCCTSLSSQASLEEPGSSTSLGSLDSSVFSSEEEQGPLLQKVIPSLDCFTINVGGSRFVMSQQTLSCYPDTRLGKLAVVVSAARDVASGLLELCDDANLVENEYFFDRSSQAFHYILNYYQTGRLHVMEQLCALSFLQEIQYWGLDELSIDSCCRDRYFRRKELSEALDIKKDAEELDAQDEEEDFSGSLCPSVRQKLWEVLEKPGSSAAARTFGTLSMAFVVVSIANMALISVELSWLAPPLLDALEYLCIAWFTVEFVLRFLCARDRCRFLRSVANIIDLLAILPFYITLLVESLCGGESSQELENVGRIVQVLRLLRALRMLKLGRHSTGLRSLGMTIAQCYEEVGLLLLFLSVGISIFSTVEYFVEQGVPGTTFTSVPGAWWWATTSMTTVGYGDIRPDTTIGKIVAFMCILSGILVLALPIAIINDRFSACYFTLKIKEAALRQHEALRKLIKNSSSDSNINVNLRDIYARSVMDMLRLKSRERASTRSSGADDFWF; the protein is encoded by the exons ATGAAGTCGCCTCCCTGCTGCACGTCTCTTTCTTCCCAAGCATCCCTGGAGGAACCAGGGAGTAGCACgtccctgggctccctggaCTCTAGTGTTTTCTCTAGTGAGGAAGAGCAGGGGCCCCTGCTCCAGAAGGTCATTCCCTCCTTGGATTGCTTTACTATCAACGTAGGAGGTAGCCGCTTTGTGATGTCCCAGCAAACTTTGTCTTGCTACCCTGACACCCGTCTTGGCAAACTGGCCGTAGTGGTCTCTGCTGCCCGGGATGTGGCCTCTGGCCTCCTTGAGCTTTGTGATGATGCCAACCTCGTGGAGAATGAATATTTCTTTGACCGGAGCTCACAGGCGTTTCACTACATCCTGAATTACTACCAGACAGGGAGGCTGCATGTGATGGAGCAGCTTTGTGCACTCTCCTTCCTGCAAGAGATCCAGTACTGGGGTTTGGATGAGCTCAGCATTGATTCCTGCTGCAGAGACCG GTACttcaggaggaaggagctgagTGAAGCCTTAGACAtcaagaaagatgcagaagaaCTGGATGCCCAAGATGAGGAAGAGGACTTTTCTGGTAGCCTCTGTCCCAGTGTCAGACAGAAACTTTGGGAAGTTTTGGAAAAGCctggctcctctgcagcagccaggactTTTGGCACTCTGTCCAtggcttttgttgttgtgtCCATTGCCAACATGGCTTTGATTTCGGTAGAGCTAAGCTGGCTGGCACCACCGCTACTGGATGCCCTCGAGTACCTGTGCATTGCGTGGTTCACTGTGGAGTTTGTTCTGAGGTTCCTGTGTGCACGGGATCGATGTCGCTTCCTAAGGAGCGTGGCAAACATCATAGACCTCCTTGCTATTTTACCTTTCTACATCACCCTGCTGGTGGAGAGCCTGTGTGGTGGGGAGAGCTCCCAAGAACTGGAGAACGTGGGGCGCATTGTCCAAGTCCTGAGACTGCTCAGAGCCCTGCGGATGCTGAAGCTGGGAAGACATTCAACAG gcTTGAGGTCTCTTGGGATGACTATCGCACAGTGCTACGAGGAGGTTggccttctgctgcttttcctctctgtagGAATCTCTATATTTTCCACTGTGGAGTACTTTGTTGAGCAAGGCGTGCCAGGTACAACTTTCACAAGCGTACCTGGTGCTTGGTGGTGGGCAACAACTTCCATGACAACTGTTGGTTATGGTGACATTAGACCAGACACTACCATTGGTAAGATAGTGGCCTTTATGTGTATACTATCAGGAATACTGGTTTTGGCTTTGCCAATAGCTATAATAAATGACCGGTTTTCTGCCTGTTACTTTACACTGAAGATAAAAGAAGCTGCTCTTCGGCAGCATGAAGCTTTAAGGAAACTCATTAAGAACTCATCCAGCGACTCTAATATCAATGTTAATTTGCGAGACATATATGCACGCAGTGTCATGGACATGTTACGgttaaaaagcagagagagagcaAGTACAAGGAGTAGTGGAGCAgatgatttttggttttga